The proteins below come from a single Notamacropus eugenii isolate mMacEug1 chromosome 7, mMacEug1.pri_v2, whole genome shotgun sequence genomic window:
- the TET2 gene encoding methylcytosine dioxygenase TET2 isoform X2 — translation MEQDRISHVEGNRLSPFLIPPPSHLCQPESLAVKLQNGSPLTERPHPEVNGENKWLSFKNSYGMPPTKGSQKNCVSPHFIHEDRKYPKCMQNGGIKRTSSEPSLSGFHQNKKVKQDQDVNGERDDFGGTQERNNQGEISSQPKVSNACNKVPVNFPVQEESTSDFPCSARHNCSGTENPEFKNQNEQERKNASYSNKNIVLYLKNKAVPMPNGATVSASSMENTHGELLEKTLSPYYPDHVSIVMQKTTSHVNAINSQATNELSYEVTHSSHTSGQINSSQTSNSELPQVPATVVPEACNADNSSIPATMPGSYPLQKPEQQVQQQKSVFEICPSPVENSNHQGTTELVPGEEFCLGARNNLQIPGGTSDGYSKQAKMSGAYLKQNSVFAKDSFIAATPPPPPQSSPLPFPPPPVPQPPSEMESTLHDEMTQEPYHYPSQSEESLLREMKNEGLSQSPDLSTCATKSLMFPEKPQNNCVHRNEMPASMMASTVPSRSEERKPVSEQLSQRPEVTGRGRDLQQHYQKLIGQRDQEIPSEKEMKEAKEHILQTQPYVKPGWIELTSSHFHQGESYPKSKEELLRMMLQYQSNKVDQMTSKQYTRGPNISKGTPGQTYIQKTVQQDQMPQMYQMESAQVQSQAPMDQFQKPSPQMPLPKLESPLQAHVQTHCMPKFPFQARPDHQTEKPLGPTLKQPHLNPQAAETEPFLPSHLSKPSLQKQAAQVQLPPNMPLPLNHQQQKLQGKNKEPGAQTFPHSHGSNEQQRERPSFGQMKREGCLHSDSQYSKANEFLSHNTHVGVEQGHNINSRNSSYSQILKSNVNNMQLSCQNNVHLTLERKENAINSEFLIGNKTQNLQHMQYFPNNTPSKPGVSHGCFQEQGRNMQQVSTHQQLPPQQPQGYHSKNQDLPSKQATQDLQQRYSLHHQPTPRPGPEQRAGHIQSPPQKDFQKHAALRWHLLQRQEQQAKAEACHRQMLKPIKVEAGAKPNACMRSLAGVPENKALKKAGKQEVQHLGYDQTQQKSIIETMEQQLKQIQVKSLFDHKALTIKSQKHVKVEMAGPVTVLTRNTSASELNGHALPSEQQTASSSEKTPTKRTAGSVLNHFLESPSKLLDTPIKNLLDTPVKTQYDFPSCSCVEQIIEKDEGPFYTHLGAGPNVAAIRKIMEERFGQKGKAIRIEKVIYTGKEGKSSQGCPIAKWVVRRSSNEEKLLCLVRERAGHTCEAAVIVILILVWEGIPLSLADRLYSELTETLRKYGTLTNRRCALNEERTCACQGLDPETCGASFSFGCSWSMYYNGCKFARSKIPRKFKLLGDDPKEEEKLESHLQNLSTLMAPTYKKLAPDAYNNQDTTLT, via the exons ATGGAACAGGATAGAATCAGCCATGTTGAGGGCAACAGACTAAGTCCATTCCTGATACCACCGCCTTCTCACCTTTGCCAACCAGAGTCATTGGCAGTCAAGCTACAGAATGGCAGTCCATTAACAGAGAGGCCTCATCCAGAAGTAAATGGTGAAAATAAGTGGCTATCATTCAAGAACAGTTATGGAATGCCCCCTACAAAGGGAAGTCAGAAAAATTGTGTCAGCCCACACTTCATACATGAAGATAGAAAGTATCCCAAATGTATGCAAAATGGGGGGATAAAACGTACATCTAGTGAGCCTTCCCTCTCTGGATTCCATCAGAACAAGAAAGTGAAACAAGATCAAGATGTCAATGGGGAAAGAGATGACTTCGGGGGAAcccaagagagaaataatcaagGTGAAATCAGCAGTCAACCAAAAGTCTCCAATGCATGTAACAAGGTGCCTGTGAACTTCCCCGTTCAGGAAGAATCAACCTCAGACTTTCCCTGCTCTGCAAGGCATAACTGCAGTGGGACTGAAAACCCagaattcaaaaatcaaaacGAGCAGGAGAGGAAAAATGCTAGTTACTCGAACAAAAACATTGTATTATATCTTAAAAACAAGGCAGTGCCAATGCCTAATGGTGCTACAGTTTCTGCCTCTTCTATGGAAAACACACATGGTGAACTCCTGGAAAAAACACTGTCTCCATATTATCCAGACCATGTTTCCATTGTGATGCAGAAAACCACATCTCACGTAAATGCCATTAACAGTCAGGCTACTAATGAGTTGTCCTATGAGGTCACTCATTCATCCCATACCTCAGGGCAGATCAACTCCTCACAGACCTCAAACTCTGAGCTGCCTCAGGTACCAGCTACAGTGGTGCCTGAGGCCTGCAATGCTGATAACTCCAGTATACCAGCTACAATGCCAGGTAGTTATCCCCTTCAGAAGCCAGAACAACAGGTGCAGCAACAAAAATCCGTTTTTGAGATATGTCCCTCTCCGGTAGAGAATAGTAATCACCAAGGAACCACGGAGCTGGTACCTGGTGAAGAATTCTGTCTAGGTGCTAGGAACAACCTTCAAATTCCTGGTGGCACCTCTGATGGGTATTCCAAGCAAGCTAAAATGAGTGGAGCTTACTTGAAGCAAAACTCTGTGTTTGCTAAGGATTCTTTCATCGCCGCcacacctccaccaccaccccaatcatctcctcttccttttcctcctcctccagttcCTCAACCTCCCTCAGAAATGGAAAGCACTCTGCATGATGAGATGACACAGGAACCCTATCACTACCCTAGCCAAAGTGAAGAAAGTCTTCTAAGGGAAATGAAGAATGAGGGGCTGTCCCAGAGTCCTGACCTATCCACATGTGCTACCAAATCGTTGATGTTTCCAGAGAAGCCTCAGAATAACTGTGTCCACAGAAATGAAATGCCAGCTTCCATGATGGCATCGACAGTTCCCTCACGCTCTGAGGAAAGAAAGCCAGTGTCTGAACAGCTCAGTCAGAGACCAGAAGTCACTGGAAGGGGTAGAGATCTCCAGCAACACTACCAGAAGCTGATTGGacaaagagaccaagaaatacCAAGTGAGAAGGAGATGAAGGAGGCAAAAGAACACATACTACAAACTCAGCCATATGTGAAACCAGGCTGGATTGAGCTGACTTCTTCTCACTTTCATCAAGGAGAGTCTTACCCAAAGTCTAAGGAGGAATTACTGAGGATGATGCTTCAGTATCAATCCAATAAAGTTGATCAGATGACCTCAAAACAATATACCAGGGGCCCCAACATATCCAAAGGAACCCCAGGGCAAACTTACATCCAGAAAACAGTGCAACAGGATCAGATGCCCCAGATGTACCAAATGGAGAGTGCCCAAGTGCAGTCTCAGGCCCCGATGGACCAGTTCCAAAAGCCTTCACCCCAAATGCCCCTTCCCAAGTTGGAATCTCCACTCCAGGCCCATGTGCAGACGCACTGCATgccaaaatttccttttcaggcAAGACCAGATCACCAAACCGAGAAACCCTTAGGCCCAACACTGAAGCAGCCACACTTGAATCCTCAGGCTGCAGAGACTGAGCCATTCTTACCCTCCCACCTCTCAAAGCCTTCGCTGCAAAAACAGGCAGCTCAGGTACAATTGCCTCCAAACATGCCCCTCCCTCTAAACCATCAGCAGCAAAAACTCCAAGGGAAGAATAAAGAACCAGGGGCCCAGACTTTTCCTCATTCACATGGTAGCAATGAACAACAGAGAGAGAGGCCCTCCTTTGGCCAGATGAAAAGGGAGGGATGCCTTCATTCTGACAGTCAGTATAGCAAGGCAAATGAGTTCCTGTCTCATAATACACATGTGGGGGTAGAGCAGGGACATAATATCAATAGTAGAAACTCTTCTTATAGCCAGATTCTGAAATCCAACGTAAACAACATGCAGCTTTCATGCCAAAACAACGTGCACTTGActttagagaggaaagaaaatgccaTCAATTCTGAATTCCTCATAGGAAACAAAACACAGAATTTGCAACATATGCAATACTTTCCAAATAATACACCTTCAAAGCCAGGTGTGTCTCATGGGTGCTTTCAAGAACAGGGACGTAACATGCAGCAAGTATCGACCCATCAGCAGTTACCCCCGCAACAGCCACAGGGATATCACAGTAAGAACCAAGACTTGCCTAGCAAGCAGGCAACCCAGGACCTTCAGCAAAGGTACTCATTGCATCACCAGCCAACTCCCCGGCCTGGCCCAGAACAGAGGGCAGGTCACATTCAATCACCTCCACAGAAGGACTTCCAAAAGCATGCGGCTCTTCGGTGGCACCTCCTGCAAAGGCAAGAGCAGCAGGCTAAGGCGGAGGCTTGCCACAGACAGATGCTCAAGCCAATTAAGGTGGAAGCTGGAGCTAAGCCCAATGCCTGTATGCGCTCCTTGGCTGGAGTGCCAGAAAACAAAGCATTAAAGAAAGCAGGAAAGCAAGAAGTTCAGCACTTGGGGTATGATCAGACACAACAAAAGAGCATCATTGAGACCATGGAACAGCAGCTGAAACAGATTCAGGTTAAGTCCCTGTTTGATCACAAGGCCCTTACCATCAAATCACAAAAGCATGTGAAAGTGGAAATGGCGgggccagtcactgtgttaactAGAAATACCAGTGCTTCAGAACTTAATGGGCATGCTCTACCATCAGAGCAGCAAAcagcttcttcctctgaaaaaacaCCCACAAAAAGAACAGCTGGTTCTGTTCTCAATCATTTTTTAGAGTCACCTTCCAAGTTACTAGATACCCCTATAAAAAATTTATTGGATACACCTGTCAAGACCCAATATGATTTCCCGTCATGCAGTTGTGTAG AGCAAATTATTGAAAAAGACGAAGGTCCTTTTTATACCCATCTAGGAGCAGGTCCTAATGTGGCAGCTATTAGAAAAATCATGGAAGAAAG gtTTGGACAGAAGGGTAAAGCTATTAGGATTGAAAAAGTCATCTATACTGGTAAAGAAGGCAAGAGTTCTCAGGGATGCCCTATTGCCAAATGG GTAGTTCGTAGAAGTTCCAATGAGGAAAAACTACTGTGTTTGGTGCGGGAGCGAGCTGGCCATACCTGCGAGGCAGCTGTGATTGTAATCCTCATCCTGGTGTGGGAGGGAATCCCACTCTCCCTCGCTGATAGATTATACTCTGAACTCACTGAAACGCTAAGGAAATATGGCACTCTCACCAACCGACGGTGTGCACTTAACGAAGA ACGAACCTGTGCCTGTCAGGGGTTGGATCCAGAAACCTGTggtgcttccttttcttttggcTGCTCATGGAGTATGTACTACAACGGATGTAAGTTTGCCAGAAGCAAGATCCCAAGGAAATTTAAGTTGCTTGGGGATGATCCAAAAGAG gaagagaaattggaatcCCATTTGCAAAATTTATCTACTCTGATGGCACCGACATATAAGAAACTTGCACCTGATGCATATAATAACCAG